One stretch of Segatella copri DNA includes these proteins:
- a CDS encoding sodium-dependent transporter produces the protein MTDSNRGSFGSKIGLILATAGGAVGLGNVWRFPYMAGQEGGAAFILVYIGSVLLLGIPCMISEFIIGRHGASNTARAYTKLSNGTAWKWVGYLEVLTGFLITGYYAVVSGWCLQYVYASIMGELHGDPTFVANYFKEFSSDPVRPVMWTVAIFLICHFVIIHGVRGGIEKASKVMMPLLFILLLIIVVAACLLPDAGKGVEFLLKPDFGKVDRNVFLNALGQSFYSMSIGMGCICTYASYFSRQTNLFKSALQISIIDLLVAVLAGLMIFPAAFSVGVSPDSGPSLIFITLPNVFNQAFASLPVLGWIISLLFYVLLSVAALTSLMSLHEVNTSFFYEELKIDRKKGATIVTVSCAIIGAFCSLSLGATDKLSFFGKALFDWFDFVTGQIFLPLGGFLTCLFLGWYVPKQIVQDEFTNWGTLKGRLFGIYLFLIKFVCPVLIFLVFLNQFGVFG, from the coding sequence ATGACAGATTCAAATAGAGGAAGTTTTGGTAGCAAGATAGGATTGATTCTTGCTACAGCAGGTGGCGCCGTAGGTTTGGGTAACGTATGGCGCTTCCCTTATATGGCTGGTCAGGAAGGTGGCGCAGCCTTTATTCTGGTATACATCGGAAGTGTGCTCCTGTTGGGCATTCCATGTATGATTTCTGAGTTTATCATCGGCCGTCATGGTGCCTCTAATACCGCACGTGCCTATACCAAACTCTCTAATGGTACGGCTTGGAAGTGGGTAGGCTATCTTGAGGTGCTTACCGGTTTTCTGATTACGGGCTATTATGCGGTGGTTTCGGGCTGGTGTCTGCAGTATGTCTATGCCAGTATCATGGGCGAACTGCATGGTGACCCTACCTTTGTGGCGAATTACTTCAAGGAGTTTTCTTCTGATCCTGTGCGTCCGGTTATGTGGACGGTAGCGATATTCCTGATTTGTCATTTCGTGATTATTCATGGTGTGCGCGGCGGTATAGAGAAGGCTTCTAAGGTGATGATGCCTCTCCTGTTCATCCTGCTTTTGATTATTGTGGTAGCAGCTTGTCTGTTGCCGGATGCAGGTAAGGGCGTGGAGTTCCTGTTGAAGCCTGATTTCGGAAAGGTAGACAGAAACGTGTTCCTGAATGCCTTGGGTCAGTCGTTCTATTCTATGAGTATCGGTATGGGCTGTATCTGTACCTATGCCTCTTACTTCAGCCGTCAGACCAATCTCTTCAAGAGTGCTTTGCAGATTTCCATCATCGATTTGCTGGTAGCAGTACTGGCTGGTCTGATGATTTTCCCTGCAGCCTTCTCTGTAGGAGTATCACCGGATAGTGGTCCTTCGCTCATCTTTATCACTTTGCCGAATGTCTTTAATCAGGCGTTTGCATCGTTACCTGTACTGGGTTGGATCATCTCGCTGCTTTTCTACGTATTGCTGTCGGTAGCTGCCCTGACCTCGCTGATGTCACTTCATGAGGTGAATACTTCTTTCTTCTACGAGGAGTTGAAGATAGACCGCAAGAAGGGTGCTACCATTGTTACAGTTTCCTGTGCCATCATCGGAGCCTTCTGTTCTCTCTCTTTGGGTGCAACAGACAAACTTTCGTTCTTCGGAAAGGCGCTGTTCGATTGGTTCGACTTCGTTACGGGTCAGATATTCCTTCCTCTGGGAGGATTCCTTACCTGCCTGTTCCTGGGCTGGTATGTACCTAAGCAGATCGTACAGGATGAGTTTACCAACTGGGGAACCTTGAAGGGCCGTCTCTTCGGTATTTATCTTTTCCTGATTAAGTTCGTTTGTCCTGTCCTCATCTTCCTGGTATTCCTGAACCAGTTTGGTGTCTTCGGATAA
- a CDS encoding sodium-dependent transporter, whose amino-acid sequence METRGNFGSKLGVILATAGSAVGLGNVWRFPYMAGQNGGAAFILIYLVCIILLGLPGMMSEFIIGRHSASNAARAYSNLGKHKAWGALGLMGVITSMIILGFYAVVAGWCLQYLYASIMGGVHGDAEYVKTYFQTFSADPIRPTLWAVGFILLTHMVVVRGVRNGIEKASKILMPMLFFLLVVIVIASCSLPGAMKGVEFLLKPDFSKVDENVLLEALGQAFFSLSMGTACLCTYASYFNRQTNLLKSATQIVTIDTVIAVLAGLMIFPAAFSVGVQPDSGPSLIFITLPNVFQEAFGNMPVVGYVISVLFYALLVLAALTSTISMHEIGTAFIYEEGKISRAKGAWFETIVCCIIAVFCSLSQGAVPDLGFFGKDFLSNCDNFTAQLLMPLSSFITCLFLGWYVPKKIVRDEFTNWGTLKGTLFPVFLFTIRFICPICIFLIFLHQFGVI is encoded by the coding sequence ATGGAAACAAGAGGAAATTTTGGTAGTAAGTTGGGCGTTATTCTTGCCACAGCCGGCTCGGCAGTCGGTTTGGGTAATGTGTGGCGTTTCCCTTATATGGCAGGTCAGAATGGTGGCGCCGCCTTCATTCTCATCTATTTGGTATGTATCATCCTGCTCGGATTGCCTGGCATGATGAGCGAATTCATCATCGGCCGCCATTCCGCGTCTAATGCAGCCCGAGCTTATTCTAATTTGGGTAAGCATAAGGCTTGGGGTGCTTTGGGCTTGATGGGTGTCATCACCTCTATGATTATTCTGGGTTTCTATGCCGTAGTGGCTGGCTGGTGCCTGCAGTATCTCTATGCCAGTATCATGGGTGGTGTTCATGGCGACGCAGAGTATGTGAAGACCTATTTCCAGACCTTTTCAGCTGATCCTATCCGTCCTACCTTATGGGCAGTAGGTTTTATCTTGCTTACCCACATGGTGGTAGTGCGCGGTGTGCGCAATGGTATAGAGAAAGCATCCAAGATTCTGATGCCGATGCTTTTCTTCCTGTTGGTAGTTATCGTGATTGCTTCCTGCTCTCTGCCGGGAGCGATGAAAGGAGTGGAGTTCCTGCTGAAGCCGGATTTCTCTAAGGTCGATGAGAATGTGTTGCTCGAAGCGCTGGGACAGGCGTTCTTCTCTTTGAGTATGGGTACAGCATGTCTGTGTACTTATGCCTCTTACTTCAACAGACAGACCAATCTCTTGAAGTCTGCTACTCAGATTGTGACCATTGATACGGTAATCGCCGTATTGGCAGGTTTGATGATATTCCCTGCAGCCTTCTCGGTAGGTGTGCAGCCAGACAGCGGTCCTTCGCTCATCTTCATTACCTTGCCAAACGTATTCCAGGAGGCTTTCGGTAACATGCCGGTTGTCGGTTATGTGATTTCTGTGTTGTTCTATGCTTTGCTGGTATTGGCAGCCCTGACTTCTACCATCTCGATGCACGAGATAGGTACCGCCTTTATTTATGAGGAGGGTAAGATAAGCCGTGCCAAGGGAGCCTGGTTCGAGACCATCGTTTGCTGCATCATAGCCGTATTCTGTTCGCTCTCTCAGGGTGCCGTACCTGATTTGGGTTTCTTCGGCAAGGATTTCTTGAGCAATTGTGACAACTTTACAGCCCAGCTGCTCATGCCGTTGAGTTCATTCATCACCTGTCTGTTCCTGGGATGGTATGTGCCTAAGAAGATTGTGCGTGATGAGTTTACCAACTGGGGAACCCTGAAGGGAACTCTCTTCCCTGTTTTCCTGTTCACCATCCGTTTTATCTGTCCAATCTGTATTTTCCTTATCTTCCTGCACCAGTTTGGTGTCATTTAG
- a CDS encoding helix-hairpin-helix domain-containing protein produces the protein MIFIVGSKETMPSEKQQAHNDSIIRHATRQQPGYYDEGLQSSEVFAFDPNTASQSDFQRLGLESWQARNIIKYRNKGGIFRTPRDFARVYGLTKKQFEKLLPFIRIGKDYQPAANFYPRERYNYGYQETAIRTRDERKKDTTQYSYPRKLKEGQYININSADTTELQKIPGIGSYYARSIIRYRERLGGFVSMSQIQEVEGVPETALHYMNIDAKHIRKMNVNQLSLAELRKHPYLDFYQAKEIVNYRRTHGPLKSAEELRLLKDFPPAEIERIKPYLAY, from the coding sequence ATGATTTTCATTGTAGGTTCTAAAGAAACCATGCCCTCAGAAAAACAACAAGCCCATAACGATAGTATCATCAGACATGCCACGCGGCAACAGCCAGGCTATTATGACGAAGGACTTCAGTCGAGCGAAGTATTCGCCTTTGACCCCAATACGGCAAGCCAATCTGATTTCCAACGGCTGGGACTGGAATCATGGCAAGCCAGAAACATCATCAAATATCGAAATAAAGGAGGTATCTTCAGGACACCTAGAGACTTTGCACGGGTTTACGGACTAACCAAGAAGCAATTCGAAAAACTGCTGCCCTTTATCAGAATTGGTAAAGACTACCAGCCGGCTGCCAACTTTTACCCAAGAGAAAGATACAACTACGGCTATCAAGAGACAGCTATAAGAACTAGAGATGAAAGGAAGAAAGACACTACCCAATACAGTTATCCACGAAAGCTGAAAGAAGGTCAGTATATCAACATCAATTCTGCTGATACGACCGAACTGCAGAAAATTCCCGGCATAGGCTCTTACTATGCCAGAAGCATCATCCGATACAGAGAGCGGTTAGGCGGTTTCGTTTCCATGAGCCAGATACAAGAAGTGGAAGGCGTGCCCGAGACAGCCCTCCACTATATGAATATTGATGCAAAACATATCCGGAAAATGAATGTCAACCAGCTCAGTTTAGCCGAACTGCGCAAACATCCTTATCTGGACTTTTACCAGGCAAAGGAAATCGTAAACTACCGCAGAACCCATGGTCCGCTGAAAAGTGCTGAAGAGCTGCGTCTTCTCAAAGACTTTCCACCTGCCGAAATAGAAAGAATCAAGCCGTATCTTGCCTACTAG
- a CDS encoding subtilase: MKKAYLLLLAGMLSTAVFAGSKQTVKIDGQVIDKTVTEITFDGDNVVLQYSDNTSDQADMSLVTLSFTYQTTGISQVEGIKQALQGKVYNLQAQCVGSSLQGLSKGVYIINGKKVIIK; the protein is encoded by the coding sequence ATGAAAAAAGCTTATTTATTATTGTTGGCTGGAATGTTGTCTACGGCAGTATTTGCCGGCAGCAAACAGACGGTTAAGATTGATGGTCAAGTCATAGACAAGACTGTCACAGAGATTACCTTTGATGGCGACAATGTCGTTCTTCAGTATTCAGATAATACATCTGATCAGGCAGACATGTCGCTCGTAACCCTTTCTTTCACTTATCAAACTACCGGCATCAGTCAGGTAGAAGGCATTAAGCAGGCATTGCAAGGTAAGGTTTATAACCTTCAGGCCCAGTGTGTAGGTTCTTCCCTCCAGGGGTTGTCTAAGGGTGTTTATATTATTAATGGTAAGAAAGTAATTATCAAGTAA
- a CDS encoding pectate lyase: MKKMVFTLALLLMSLSAAVAQTGTFKITHAVARNSKVNQMYVTTNAGDVKYYNTADLTSVKFEGDKTIITPKSGAENDEYDASVQAISFAKKADQGESGDIDNPAGVIQITEAKGWQESAYLKWAPFEGASSYNVYVDDKKIDAQLIRQYASYYRADVLGLKAGTYSVKVVPVNAEGTEITGANTASNLVVKSFNREGFAHFKYDGVGAYNNDGTLKAGAKVLYITAKTAKTVSTTVNTGKSETITGLQSIIDAYSKGKDKTPIAFRIIGKVSLSDLDHISSSAEGLQVKGATMNMTFEGVGDDATVYGFGFLLREAVSVEFRNFAIMRCLDDAMSLDTKNSHVWIHNMDLFYGKKGGAADQAKGDGTVDIKGDSKYVTVAYNRFWDNGKASMCGMKSETGENWITYHHNWFDHSDSRMARVRTMSVHMYNNYYQHNDVYGIGATKGSSVFMESNYFDGVKRPIMSSKQGTDAMGDGTFSGEDGGLIKAYGNVFANKPDNFSYITYANNNTSFDAYEVSAPSEQVPSSVKTLVGGTSYNNFDTNSSLMYAYAADKAEDVPAIVEEFYGAGRLNHGDIDFVIPDETVVTNGHQQPWPALASILDAYTSGVVKVFGESNATGEGGSTEGGSTGGSGEGGSTGGSTGGTEGGSTVTPIEGTVLVTFTGSKPSSSIVTVSGNYTTNKGTATIDGTSYSTCVKMESATNISVTVDKKVTMTLYFSSTDTKTNAKIDGKKPAEVNAVIDSTAKTMTVTLDAGSHTITKQDTCNLFGIKLVPITE, encoded by the coding sequence ATGAAGAAAATGGTATTTACTTTGGCACTCCTCCTGATGAGTTTGAGTGCAGCTGTGGCTCAGACAGGGACATTTAAGATTACCCATGCCGTGGCTCGTAACAGCAAGGTCAATCAGATGTATGTTACCACCAATGCTGGCGATGTGAAGTATTACAATACAGCCGACTTGACAAGTGTTAAGTTCGAAGGTGACAAGACTATTATTACTCCTAAGTCTGGTGCAGAGAATGATGAGTATGATGCTTCTGTTCAAGCCATCAGTTTTGCCAAGAAGGCTGACCAGGGTGAGAGTGGTGATATTGATAATCCTGCAGGTGTTATTCAGATTACTGAGGCTAAGGGCTGGCAGGAGTCTGCCTACCTGAAGTGGGCTCCATTTGAGGGCGCTTCTTCTTATAATGTATATGTAGATGACAAGAAGATTGATGCTCAGTTGATTCGTCAGTATGCTTCTTACTATCGTGCCGATGTTCTCGGTTTGAAGGCTGGTACTTATTCTGTAAAGGTTGTTCCTGTCAATGCTGAAGGTACAGAGATTACTGGTGCCAATACAGCTTCTAACTTGGTAGTAAAGAGTTTCAACCGTGAGGGCTTTGCTCATTTCAAGTATGATGGTGTAGGTGCTTATAATAATGATGGTACTTTGAAGGCTGGTGCTAAGGTTCTGTATATTACAGCCAAGACCGCTAAGACAGTTTCTACAACCGTCAATACAGGTAAGTCAGAGACTATTACTGGTCTTCAGTCTATTATTGATGCTTATTCTAAAGGTAAGGATAAAACTCCTATCGCATTCCGTATCATTGGTAAGGTTAGTCTTTCTGATTTGGATCACATTTCAAGTTCTGCAGAAGGTTTGCAGGTTAAGGGAGCTACTATGAATATGACATTCGAAGGTGTCGGTGATGATGCTACCGTATATGGCTTCGGCTTCTTGCTTAGAGAGGCAGTGAGTGTAGAGTTCCGTAACTTTGCTATCATGCGTTGCCTGGATGATGCTATGTCTCTTGACACCAAAAACTCTCATGTATGGATTCACAATATGGATCTCTTCTATGGTAAGAAGGGTGGTGCTGCCGACCAGGCTAAGGGTGACGGTACTGTAGACATCAAGGGCGATTCTAAGTATGTTACTGTAGCTTACAACCGCTTCTGGGATAATGGTAAGGCTTCTATGTGTGGTATGAAGAGTGAGACTGGTGAAAACTGGATTACTTATCATCACAACTGGTTCGACCATTCAGACTCTCGTATGGCTCGCGTTCGTACCATGAGTGTTCACATGTACAACAACTACTATCAGCATAATGATGTTTATGGTATTGGTGCAACAAAGGGTTCAAGTGTATTCATGGAGTCTAATTACTTTGATGGTGTTAAGCGTCCTATCATGAGCTCTAAGCAAGGAACTGATGCTATGGGTGATGGTACTTTCTCTGGTGAGGATGGTGGTCTGATTAAAGCGTACGGCAATGTATTTGCCAACAAGCCTGATAACTTCAGCTATATCACATACGCAAACAATAATACAAGTTTTGATGCTTACGAGGTTTCTGCCCCAAGTGAGCAGGTTCCTTCAAGCGTAAAGACTTTGGTAGGTGGTACTTCTTACAACAATTTCGATACCAACTCAAGCCTCATGTATGCATACGCTGCAGATAAGGCAGAAGATGTTCCTGCTATTGTAGAAGAATTCTATGGCGCAGGTCGTTTGAATCATGGCGATATTGATTTCGTTATTCCTGATGAGACAGTCGTAACAAATGGTCATCAGCAGCCATGGCCTGCTTTGGCAAGCATTCTTGACGCTTATACTTCTGGTGTTGTTAAGGTATTCGGTGAGAGCAATGCAACTGGCGAAGGTGGTTCTACAGAAGGTGGCAGCACTGGTGGTTCTGGCGAAGGTGGTAGCACTGGTGGCTCTACTGGTGGTACAGAAGGTGGCAGTACTGTAACTCCTATCGAGGGTACTGTTTTGGTAACATTCACAGGTTCTAAGCCTTCAAGTAGCATAGTAACAGTTTCAGGCAACTATACTACAAATAAGGGAACTGCTACTATTGACGGCACTTCATATTCTACTTGTGTAAAGATGGAGTCTGCAACTAATATCTCAGTAACTGTTGATAAGAAAGTCACAATGACCCTTTATTTCAGTTCAACAGATACCAAGACGAACGCCAAAATTGATGGAAAGAAGCCTGCTGAAGTAAATGCAGTTATTGATTCAACAGCTAAGACAATGACTGTAACATTGGATGCAGGTTCTCATACTATTACAAAGCAGGATACATGCAACCTCTTCGGTATTAAACTTGTACCTATAACAGAGTAA
- a CDS encoding glycoside hydrolase family 53 protein, giving the protein MKNILGKAILLASALLFSITGTSCSNDDNTTPEKEKTYDMSGFAKGADVSWLTEMEKNGVKFYNQNGKATECMKLLREEGTNSIRLRVWVNPEGGWCGKNDVIVKAWRAQQLGFRLMIDFHYSDTWADPGNQKVPAAWQGYTAEQMKQAVADHTKDVLTALKDRGVTNVEWVQVGNETRDGMLFNSDEAVTGQVSKNAANFAAYINAGYDAVKAVYPQAKVIVHVDEGHDLGRYTWLFGELKKKGGKWDVIGMSLYPEDNNWQDLTTNCLNNIKTLSDQYNCHVIISEIGMWWGSDQAAPMMKKMVDGCKAISTCEGIFYWEPEVHNNWKPANYTTLGWSAYTKGAFDNSGKPTAVFDAYK; this is encoded by the coding sequence ATGAAGAATATTTTAGGAAAAGCCATATTGCTGGCTTCAGCACTCTTGTTTTCGATTACGGGCACGAGTTGCAGCAATGATGATAATACCACTCCCGAAAAGGAGAAGACATACGATATGAGTGGCTTCGCCAAGGGTGCCGATGTAAGTTGGCTCACAGAGATGGAGAAGAATGGTGTGAAATTCTATAATCAGAATGGCAAGGCTACAGAATGCATGAAGCTCCTCCGCGAAGAGGGAACCAATTCTATCCGTCTGCGTGTCTGGGTAAATCCGGAAGGTGGCTGGTGTGGCAAGAATGATGTCATCGTCAAGGCTTGGCGAGCTCAGCAGCTCGGCTTCCGTCTGATGATTGACTTCCACTATTCTGATACCTGGGCTGACCCGGGTAACCAGAAAGTTCCTGCTGCATGGCAGGGCTATACTGCCGAACAGATGAAACAGGCTGTGGCTGATCATACCAAGGATGTGTTGACAGCCTTGAAGGATAGAGGTGTAACCAACGTAGAGTGGGTGCAGGTGGGCAATGAAACCCGCGACGGAATGCTCTTCAACAGCGATGAGGCTGTAACCGGTCAGGTATCTAAGAATGCAGCCAATTTTGCAGCTTATATCAACGCCGGTTATGATGCTGTTAAGGCGGTTTATCCACAAGCTAAAGTCATCGTGCACGTGGATGAGGGTCATGACCTCGGCCGTTATACCTGGCTCTTTGGTGAATTGAAGAAGAAGGGTGGAAAATGGGATGTCATCGGTATGTCACTTTATCCAGAAGATAACAATTGGCAGGATTTAACCACCAATTGTCTGAATAATATTAAGACTTTATCTGATCAGTACAACTGCCATGTCATCATCTCTGAAATCGGTATGTGGTGGGGCTCTGACCAGGCTGCGCCAATGATGAAGAAGATGGTGGATGGCTGCAAGGCAATCTCTACCTGCGAGGGTATCTTCTATTGGGAACCAGAAGTTCACAACAACTGGAAGCCAGCCAACTATACCACTCTGGGTTGGTCTGCATATACCAAGGGAGCGTTCGACAACAGCGGCAAACCAACTGCCGTATTCGATGCATATAAATAA
- a CDS encoding glycoside hydrolase family 2 TIM barrel-domain containing protein — translation MIKRSITFITLALALTTLCQAQSRKVITLSSWDFSRDGKAWQQVAVPHDWAISGPFDKKWDLQMVAIEQNGEKEKTEKSGRSGALPWIGEGMYKMNLQLPKGYKRAVLVFDGAMSQPIVKVNGKEAGRWAYGYNAFRIDITPYVQFGGKKNLIEVHLNNVEESSRWYPGGGLYRPVSVELYGNENFSTWDTFVRTLKADKQEAEVEVNALLEGKTGKSGKTVIALLDEAGKKVAEQIVTGANPEIKTTLKVANPQLWSPESPYLYQVKLTRYEGKKVADVQTLKTGIRTIAVSKDYGFQLNGVTRKLKGVCLHHDLGPLGAAENKAALIRQIKMMKQMGCDAIRTAHNMPSTMQMEICDSLGMMVMAESFDMWIYPKCKNGYAKFFKEWSDKDITNLVKHHRNHPSIVMWSIGNEIPEQWSQEGVQIAKRLQDLCHLYDPSRPVTQGMDRAEDALKSGFAQVMDVPGFNYRVHKYYKNIEQLPQGFLLGSETASTVSSRGVYKFPVVVSDKATYPDGQCSSYDTEYCSWSNLPDDDWKMQDDYSWVIGEFVWTGYDYLGEPTPYDTYWPSRSSYFGICDLAGLPKDRYYMYRARWNEQQHTTHLLPHWNWKGREGQVTPVYCYTDGVEGELFVNGKSQGRVRKDKSSRLDRYRLRWNNVKYEPGEIRVVTYNQYGEKVGEDVKRTAGEPAQMKFSVETPDHEPIACMVEGCTDEHNVLLNADGNDLAFITVSLLDKDGNECPLADDELTFEVSGAGTFKAACNGDATSLEPFTQPQMKLFSGKLVVIVQSSKQKGDIILKVKDSKRNIEKSITLQAI, via the coding sequence ATGATCAAGAGAAGCATTACTTTCATTACTCTTGCCCTGGCACTCACTACGCTGTGTCAGGCGCAGAGCAGAAAAGTCATCACTTTGTCATCGTGGGACTTCTCCCGTGATGGCAAGGCGTGGCAGCAGGTAGCTGTTCCGCACGATTGGGCTATCTCGGGACCTTTTGATAAGAAATGGGACCTGCAGATGGTGGCTATCGAGCAGAATGGCGAAAAGGAGAAGACCGAGAAGTCGGGACGCTCTGGAGCTCTCCCTTGGATTGGAGAGGGTATGTATAAGATGAATCTTCAGTTGCCGAAGGGCTACAAGCGTGCCGTCCTCGTTTTTGATGGTGCGATGAGTCAGCCTATCGTTAAGGTGAATGGCAAGGAGGCTGGCAGATGGGCTTACGGCTACAATGCCTTCCGCATCGACATTACTCCTTACGTGCAGTTTGGCGGAAAGAAGAATCTCATCGAGGTACATCTTAATAATGTAGAAGAGAGTAGTCGATGGTATCCTGGTGGCGGTCTCTACCGTCCGGTTTCCGTGGAACTTTACGGCAACGAGAACTTCTCTACCTGGGATACCTTCGTCCGTACCCTGAAGGCTGATAAGCAGGAGGCTGAAGTAGAAGTAAACGCCCTACTGGAAGGAAAAACTGGTAAGTCGGGCAAGACCGTCATAGCCCTGTTGGATGAGGCTGGCAAGAAGGTTGCCGAGCAGATCGTCACAGGTGCCAATCCTGAAATCAAGACTACTCTGAAGGTAGCGAACCCTCAGCTCTGGTCTCCGGAATCTCCTTATCTCTATCAGGTGAAGTTAACCCGATATGAAGGAAAGAAGGTGGCTGATGTTCAGACCCTGAAGACCGGTATCCGCACCATCGCCGTATCAAAGGATTATGGTTTCCAACTCAATGGCGTTACCCGCAAACTGAAGGGCGTTTGCCTGCACCACGACCTCGGTCCATTGGGCGCTGCAGAGAACAAGGCAGCTCTCATCCGCCAGATCAAGATGATGAAGCAGATGGGTTGCGACGCCATCCGTACCGCCCACAACATGCCTTCTACCATGCAGATGGAAATCTGCGATTCTCTCGGTATGATGGTCATGGCAGAGAGTTTCGATATGTGGATTTATCCTAAGTGCAAGAACGGCTACGCCAAGTTCTTCAAGGAGTGGAGCGATAAGGATATCACCAATCTGGTAAAGCACCACCGCAATCATCCTAGCATCGTGATGTGGAGCATCGGTAACGAGATTCCTGAACAGTGGAGTCAGGAGGGTGTGCAGATTGCCAAGCGTCTGCAGGACCTCTGTCATCTGTATGACCCATCCCGTCCTGTTACCCAGGGCATGGATAGGGCAGAAGATGCCTTGAAGAGCGGCTTTGCCCAGGTAATGGATGTACCGGGCTTCAACTATCGCGTACATAAATATTATAAGAATATTGAGCAGTTGCCTCAGGGCTTCCTCCTCGGTTCTGAAACCGCCTCTACGGTCAGCTCCCGTGGCGTATACAAGTTCCCGGTAGTGGTAAGTGATAAGGCTACCTATCCTGATGGTCAGTGCTCCAGCTATGATACGGAGTATTGTTCCTGGAGCAATCTTCCTGATGATGACTGGAAGATGCAGGATGACTACAGTTGGGTAATCGGTGAGTTTGTATGGACCGGTTACGACTATCTGGGCGAGCCTACTCCATACGATACCTACTGGCCAAGCCGCAGCAGTTACTTCGGCATCTGTGACCTTGCCGGACTTCCAAAGGACCGCTACTATATGTATCGTGCCCGCTGGAACGAGCAGCAGCATACCACCCATCTTCTTCCTCACTGGAACTGGAAGGGTAGAGAGGGACAGGTTACCCCTGTATACTGCTACACCGATGGTGTGGAAGGCGAACTCTTCGTCAATGGCAAGAGTCAGGGCAGGGTTCGCAAGGACAAGTCAAGCCGTCTGGACCGCTATCGCCTGCGCTGGAACAATGTGAAGTATGAACCGGGTGAGATTCGCGTGGTTACCTACAATCAGTATGGCGAAAAGGTGGGCGAGGACGTGAAGCGTACTGCCGGCGAGCCTGCACAGATGAAGTTCAGTGTAGAAACACCTGATCATGAACCTATTGCCTGCATGGTAGAAGGCTGTACCGATGAGCACAATGTGCTTCTGAATGCCGATGGCAACGACCTTGCCTTCATCACCGTGAGTCTTCTGGATAAGGACGGAAATGAATGTCCGCTTGCCGATGACGAACTGACCTTCGAGGTGAGTGGTGCCGGCACTTTCAAGGCTGCCTGCAACGGCGATGCCACATCGCTCGAACCGTTCACCCAGCCACAGATGAAACTCTTCTCCGGCAAACTCGTAGTCATCGTACAGAGCAGCAAGCAGAAGGGCGACATCATCCTGAAGGTAAAAGACAGCAAGCGAAATATCGAAAAGTCGATTACGCTCCAGGCAATATAA